In Hypomesus transpacificus isolate Combined female chromosome 4, fHypTra1, whole genome shotgun sequence, the following are encoded in one genomic region:
- the gtf2h4 gene encoding general transcription factor IIH subunit 4 — translation MKLRVQLQCKNLHEYLKELSPDILDRLYNHPATCLAVYRELPSLAKNYVMRMLFLDQPLPQAAVALWVKKDSQKDHDECVSVLSGLRLWHSQQLQGGLQGNILNPIFKDNLRIALLGGGKAWADEGCSLGPDRHARDVDSLDRYAMERWEVILHFMVGSPSAAVSQDLAQLLIQAGLMRSDPGEAPCITSAGFQFLLLDTASQLWYFTLQYLNTAQTRGMDLVEILSFLFQLSFSTLGRDYSVEGMSESLLTFLQHLREFGLVFQRKRTSRRYYPTRLAITLSAGVTTNSASSTLGATPGTGDTSFIVVETNYRLYAYTNSELQIALVALFSEMLYRFPNVVVAQVTRESVQQAIANGITAQQILHFLRTRAHPVMLKQNPVLPPTITDQIRLWELERDRLQFTEGVLYNQFLSQADFEVLRDRAQGLGVLVWQNVPHRVMVVTPQGHSEVRRFWKRQKNQT, via the exons ATGAAGCTACGCGTGCAATTACAGTGCAAGAACCTCCACGAATACTTGAAAGAATTGAGTCCTGACATCTTGGATAGACTGTACAACCACCCAGCCACTTGTTTAGCTGTCTACAG GGAGCTCCCCTCATTGGCAAAGAATTATGTGATGCGGATGCTGTTCCTAGACCAGCCCCTCCCACAGGCGGCTGTGGCCTTATGGGTGAAAAAAGACAGTCAAAA GGACCACgatgaatgtgtgtctgtgttgtccgGGCTCCGATTATGGCACAGTCAGCAACTACAGGGAGGACTGCAAGGCAACATACTGAACCCTATATTCAAAGACAATCTAAGGATAGCACTGCTGGGAGG AGGTAAAGCGTGGGCCGACGAGGGCTGCAGTCTGGGCCCTGACCGGCATGCCCGTGACGTAGACAGTCTAGACCGTTATGCCATGGAGCGTTGGGAGGTCATTCTGCACTTTATGGTGGGCTCCCCCAGTGCAGCAGTCAGCCAAGACCTGGCTCAGCTGCTCATACAAGCAGGCCTCATGAGGAG tgACCCGGGTGAAGCCccctgtatcacctctgctgGATTCCAGTTCCTCCTCTTAGACACAGCCTCTCAGCTTTGGTACTTCACCTTGCAGTATCTCAACACAGCACAG ACACGAGGGATGGACCTGGTGGAGATCTTGTCTTTCTTATTCCAGCTAAGTTTCTCCACCCTTGGCAGG GACTACTCAGTAGAGGGCATGAGTGAGTCTCTGCTCACCTTCCTGCAGCACCTGCGAGAGTTTGGCCTTGTCTTTCAGAGGAAG AGGACGTCTAGAAGGTACTACCCCACCAGACTGGCCATCACTCTGTCTGCAGGTGTCACAACTAACTCCGCCTCCTCAACCTTAGGCGCCACCCCTGGGACTGGAGACACAAGCTTCATTGTGGTGGAAACCAACTATCGCCTCTATGCCTACACAA ACTCTGAACTGCAGATTGCTCTGGTGGCTCTGTTCAGTGAGATGCTGTACAGGTTCCCCAACGTGGTGGTGGCCCAGGTCACCAGGGAGTCGGTGCAGCAGGCCATCGCCAACGGTATCACTGCACAACAG ATTCTCCATTTCCTAAGGACCAGAGCACATCCTGTCATGCTGAAACAG AACCCAGTACTGCCTCCCACCATTACAGACCAAATCAGACTatgggagctggagagagaccgCCTACAGTTCACAGAGG GAGTGCTATATAACCAGTTCCTCTCTCAGGCTGATTTTGAAGTGCTGCGGGACAGAGCTCAG GGCCTGGGAGTTCTAGTATGGCAGAACGTTCCCCATAGGGTGATGGTGGTGACGCCACAAGGACATAGCGAGGTCCGGAGGTTTTGGAAACGGCAGAAGAATCAAACCTGA
- the sh3bp5lb gene encoding SH3 domain-binding protein 5-like: protein MEPGCSREGLTDYGGPEQVDLREETPGEEAENVDSSILKGRGGDTHGGNEYTVTKMKAEFESDRDTEENIKKEEDEDDRKYEEELDPRIQEELEHLNQASDEINKLELQLDEARSSYRRILTDSARKLNAQGSQLGTCIEKARPYYEARRLAKEAQQETQKAALRYERAVSMHTAAREMVYVAEQGLLADRNTLDPTWQEMLNHATSKVNEAEEERLRSEREHQRVTQLCQEAEARVQTLQKALKRVILKSKPYFELKAQFNHILEEHKAKVVQLEERVAKVKTRYSVALRNLEQISEQIHAQRGRMHATRVRPLDCGGRSSPVGAEAEVKAAVGVQVGACEGGDRRGGLENDWADREKTRQWVEKHRESGWGQREQGESEQAGSDSMSVISLQTIASDLEKCDSVEHLGDLSDVSSMVGEEWDRERERAQRAEKRDRNRDRVAGLEERGVVREGVTKPLQDRVNVEIGVIGKERQESFVKQHHRSVSL, encoded by the exons ATGGAACCAGGGTGCTCGCGTGAGGGTTTAACTGATTATGGAGGTCCAGAACAAGTTGATTTGCGCGAGGAGACACCGGGCGAAGAGGCAGAGAATGTTGACAGTAGCATCCtcaaaggaagaggaggggatacACATGGAGGCAACGAATATACCGTGACCAAGATGAAAGCTGAATTTGAAAGTGATAGAGACACCGAGGAAAATATTAAGAAAGAGGAAGACGAAGATGATCGTAAATAtgaagaagaattggacccAAGAATCCAG GAGGAACTCGAGCACCTTAACCAGGCCAGCGATGAGATCAACAAGCTGGAGTTGCAACTGGAT GAGGCCAGGTCCAGCTACCGAAGGATCCTCACTGATTCAGCCAGGAAGCTGAATGCCCAAGGCTCCCAACTGGGCACCTGCATTGAAAAAGCCAGACCATACTATGAGGCCCGAAGACTGGCCAAAgag GCCCAGCAGGAGACCCAGAAGGCAGCGCTGCGCTATGAGAGAGCTGTCTCCATGCACACGGCAGCCAGGGAGATGGTGTACGTGGCGGAGCAGGGCCTGTTAGCAGACAGAAACACTCTGGATCCCACTTGGCAGGAGATGCTCAACCATGCCACCTCCAAG gtgaacgaggcggaggaggagcgtCTGCGGAGCGAGCGGGAGCACCAGAGAGTCACCCAGCTGTGTCAGGAGGCCGAGGCCCGGGTCCAGACCCTGCAGAAAGCCCTCAAGAGGGTCATCCTCAAGTCCAAGCCCTACTTTGAACTCAAGGCCCAGTTCAACCACATATTGGAG GAGCACAAGGCGAAGGTGGTCCAGCTGGAGGAACGAGTGGCCAAAGTGAAGACACGCTACTCCGTCGCCCTGCGCAACCTGGAGCAAATCAGCGAGCAGATCCACGCCCAGAGAGGGCGAATGCATGCGACTAGGGTGCGGCCCTTGGACTGCGGTGGGCGTAGCTCCCCGGTGGGGGCGGAGGCTGAGGTGAAGGCAGCGGTTGGTGTCCAGGTAGGTGCCTGCGAGGGCGGGGACAGACGAGGAGGGCTGGAGAACGACTGGGCGGACAGAGAGAAGACCAGACAGTGGGTGGAGAAGCACAGGGAGTCGGGATGGGGCCAGAGGGAGCAGGGCGAGTCAGAGCAGGCTGGGTCGGACTCTATGTCCGTCATCAGCCTGCAGACCATTGCCTCAGACCTGGAGAAGTGTGACTCTGTGGAGCACCTGGGAGACCTGAGCGACGTGAGCAgcatggtgggggaggagtgggacagggagagggagcgagccCAGAGGGCTGAGAAGCGAGACAGGAACAGGGATCGTGTTGCTgggttagaggagagaggggttgtcAGAGAGGGGGTCACCAAGCCACTGCAGGACAGGGTGAATGTGGAGATCGGTGTGATAGgaaaagagagacaagagagctTTGTCAAGCAGCATCACAGAAGTGTCAGTTTATGA
- the polr1h gene encoding DNA-directed RNA polymerase I subunit RPA12, whose protein sequence is MSSFRGDPNFCPECGNVLPLPAMQDTVNCPRCSFSIPVIDFASQKITSTVIFNPIEQSSVTLEDEEDSELKGAVIDRRCSRCNKEGMVYHTRQMRSADEGQTVFFTCIHCRYQEKEDS, encoded by the exons ATGTCGTCCTTCCGCGGGGATCCAAATTTCTGTCCTGAGTGTGGAAAtgtacttcctcttcctgcaatGCAGGACACCGTAAATTGCCCTCGCTGTTCCTTTAGCATCCCTGTAATAG atttcgcAAGTCAAAAGATCACTTCCACAGTTATATTCAACCCAATTGaacagtcttctgtgactttagAAGATGAAGAAGATTCAGAACTAAAGGGGGCAGTG ATTGACAGGCGCTGCTCTAGATGTAATAAAGAAGGCATGGTTTATCACACCAGACAAATGAGATCTGCAGATGAAGGGCAGACTGTGTTCTTCACCTGTATACATTGCAG ATACCAAGAAAAGGAGGACTCCTGA
- the mgat1b gene encoding alpha-1,3-mannosyl-glycoprotein 2-beta-N-acetylglucosaminyltransferase b, giving the protein MVRKKGSLILCGAFLFVAWNALLLLFLWGRPPIGRLGEGGGAEPGGKEEWGIGKGKVGGANLAGEVIRLAEEVESELETQKELLKQIESHRSLWARRKDVGKREMEGTKEEKKEEHKQPQSPPLPPKDSADNKDQSLDHISKVQIVTTVPDSKLNIKVENDIKKATVNSNKLDVTVTSPQVVIPILVIACDRVTVKRSLDKLLQYRPSAELHPIIVSQDCGHAETARVIGSYGSQVTHISQPDLSDIRVSPAHRKFQGYYKIARHYKWALNQVFNIFSYSTVVIVEDDLEVAPDFFEYFGALYPILHADPNLWCVSAWNDNGRDGLVDPSKADLLYRTDFFPGLGWMLLKEDWAELEPKWPSAFWDDWMRQPEQRKDRSCIRPEISRTITFGRKGVSLGQFFDQYLRYIKLNTEFVPFTKQDLSYLVKEKYDENFVKEVYSAPQVRIEDLQQGGSLRGIGPYRVQYSSRDSFKVLARNLGVMDDLKSGVPRAGYRGVVSFLSRGRRVFLAPPEGWTHYDVSWS; this is encoded by the exons ATGGTTCGCAAGAAAGGTTCTCTTATTTTGTGTGGAGCTTTCCTTTTTGTTGCCTGGAATGCCTTGCTTCTCCTTTTTTTGTGGGGACGCCCCCCTATCGGTCGTCTTGGGGAAGGCGGAGGGGCTGAGCCCGGGGGAAAAGAGGAGTGGGGTATAGGCAAAGGGAAAGTAGGAGGGGCCAATCTGGCTGGAGAAGTCATCCGATTGGCAGAAGAAGTTGAATCTGAGCTTGAGACCCAGAAGGAACTCCTCAAGCAAATTGAGAGTCATAGGTCACTCTGGGCACGCAGGAAAGATGTTGGGAAAAGAGAAATGGAAGGTaccaaagaagaaaagaaagaggaacACAAACAGCCACAGTCGCCTCCATTACCCCCAAAAGACAGTGCAGATAACAAGGACCAAAGTTTAGATCACATTTCAAAGGTGCAGATTGTCACTACAGTTCCTGATTCTAAACTAAACATCAAAGTGGAAAATGACATTAAAAAAGCAACTGTTAACAGCAACAAATTGGATGTTACCGTCACCAGCCCTCAAGTTGTCATACCCATCCTAGTTATTGCTTGTGACAGAGTTACAGTAAAAAGAAGCCTTGATAAACTGTTACAGTATCGCCCCTCTGCTGAACTCCATCCAATCATTGTAAGCCAGGACTGTGGTCACGCTGAGACAGCCCGTGTGATTGGCTCATATGGTTCTCAAGTCACTCACATCAGCCAACCAGACCTTTCGGACATCAGAGTGAGCCCAGCGCACAGGAAGTTCCAGGGTTACTACAAGATTGCCAGACATTATAAATGGGCCCTCAACCAGGTGTTCAACATCTTCTCTTACTCCACTGTGGTGATAGTGGAGGACGACTTGGAG GTGGCGCCTGACTTCTTTGAGTATTTCGGGGCCCTTTACCCCATCCTACACGCTGACCCTAACCTGTGGTGCGTCTCTGCCTGGAACGACAACGGGCGTGATGGGCTGGTAGACCCAAGCAAGGCCGACCTACTCTACAGAACAGATTTCTTCCCTGGCCTGGGCTGGATGCTGTTGAAGGAGGATTGGGCTGAACTGGAGCCCAAATGGCCCTCGGCATTCTGGGACGACTGGATGCGCCAGCCGGAGCAGCGGAAGGACCGCTCCTGTATCCGGCCGGAGATCTCCAGGACGATCACGTTTGGCCGAAAGGGCGTCAGTTTAGGTCAATTTTTCGACCAATACCTGCGCTACATTAAACTAAATACAGAATTCGTGCCTTTCACCAAACAGGACTTGTCTTACTTAGTGAAGGAGAAATACGATGAGAACTTTGTGAAGGAAGTTTACAGTGCCCCCCAGGTTAGGATTGAGGACCTGCAGCAAGGGGGAAGTCTCCGGGGAATAGGGCCGTACCGGGTGCAGTACTCCAGCCGCGACAGTTTTAAAGTCTTGGCTCGTAATCTGGGAGTAATGGATGACTTGAAATCGGGGGTTCCCCGTGCGGGCTACAGGGGTGTGGTGAGCTTCCTGTCACGTGGACGCAGGGTCTTCCTGGCTCCACCAGAGGGGTGGACTCACTACGATGTCAGCTGGAGCTGA
- the ddx39b gene encoding DEAD (Asp-Glu-Ala-Asp) box polypeptide 39B, which yields MTEHDAENELLDYEEDDVDTAGGGDACSGGDGLSTKKEGVKGSYVSIHSSGFRDFLLKPELLRAIVDCGFEHPSEVQHECIPQAILGMDVLCQAKSGMGKTAVFVLATLQQLEPITGQVSVLVMCHTRELAFQISKEYERFSKYMPTIKVAVFFGGMPIKKDEEVLKRECPHVVVGTPGRTLALIRNKSLNLRHIKHFILDECDKMLEQLDMRRDVQDIFRMTPHEKQVMMFSATLSKEIRPVCRKFMQDPMEIFVDDETKLTLHGLQQYYVKLKDNEKNRKLFDLLDVLEFNQVVIFVKSVQRCVALAQLLVEQNFPAIAIHRGMPQEERLSRYQQFKDFQRRILVATNLFGRGMDIERVNIAFNYDMPEDSDTYLHRVARAGRFGTKGLAITFVSDEGDARTLNDVQDRFEVNISQLPDEIDISSYIEPAR from the exons ATGACTGAGCACGACGCAGAGAATGAGCTCTTAGATTACGAGGAGGATGATGTGGACAcggcagggggaggagatgcATGCAGTGGAGGAGATGGTTTGTCCACAAAAAAAGAGGGTGTAAAGGGCTCCTATGTGTCCATTCACTCTTCTGGGTTCAGAGACTTTCTACTGAAGCCAGAACTGTTGAGGGCGATAGTGGACTGTGGCTTTGAACACCCTTCAGAGG TTCAACATGAATGCATCCCCCAGGCCATCTTGGGCATGGACGTGCTGTGCCAGGCTAAGTCTGGCATGGGCAAGacagcagtgtttgtgttggctACTCTGCAGCAGCTTGAGCCAATCACTGGACAG GTTTCAGTCCTGGTTATGTGCCACACCAGAGAACTGGCCTTTCAGATCAGCAAGGAGTACGAAAGATTCTCAAAATACATGCCCACCATCAAG GTGGCTGTGTTTTTTGGCGGCATGCCTATCAAGAAGGATGAGGAGGTGTTGAAGAGAGAATGTCCCCATGTGGTCGTGGGGACGCCAGGGCGTACCCTGGCCCTGATACGCAACAAGAGCCTCAACCTACGCCATATCAAACACTTTATCCTGGACGAATGTGACAAGATGCTTGaacagctag ACATGCGTCGAGACGTCCAGGACATATTCCGCATGACCCCTCATGAGAAGCAGGTCATGATGTTCAGCGCTACCTTGAGCAAAGAGATCCGTCCAGTTTGCCGAAAATTCATGCAAGAT CCTATGGAAATATTTGTGGATGATGAGACCAAGCTGACACTGCACGGCCTGCAGCAGTACTACGTCAAGCTGAAGGACAACGAAAAGAACAGGAAGCTGTTTGATCTCCTAGATGTGCTGGAGTTCAACCAG GTGGTGATTTTTGTGAAGTCGGTGCAGCGTTGTGTGGCTCTAGCCCAGTTGCTGGTGGAGCAGAACTTCCCGGCCATCGCCATCCACCGCGGCATGCCTCAGGAGGAACG acTGTCTCGCTACCAGCAGTTCAAGGACTTCCAGCGGCGGATCCTGGTGGCCACCAACTTGTTTGGCCGGGGGATGGATATAGAGCGCGTCAACATAGCCTTCAACTACGACATGCCAGAGGACTCAGACACATACTTACACAGG GTTGCCAGGGCAGGCAGGTTTGGCACCAAAGGACTGGCTATCACTTTTGTGTCTGACGAAGGTGACGCCCGCACCCTGAACGATGTGCAGGACCGCTTCGAGGTGAACATCAGTCAGCTTCCAGATGAGATCGACATCTCCTCCTACA TTGAACCTGCCCGGTAG